Part of the Phycodurus eques isolate BA_2022a chromosome 3, UOR_Pequ_1.1, whole genome shotgun sequence genome, CatgctcattccaccctcacattaCAAGTCtgaaaagagacgtggtgcccctttacgtgataaaataatttgattttaacttaataataatttttcacttaaaataatttgattttaactTAAAATCATGCTAAACCaaaagtaacgcaggcgtcgctaccggcttattcttttcttctaaattataacatttttatccaaaccaacaTATATATccaggcatccatccatttctgtactgcttatcctcactagggtcactggcgtgctggagcctatcccagctatcatcgggcgagaggcggggtacaccctgaactggttgccagccaatcgcaaggcacatacaaacacacaaccattcgcactcacagtcacacctaccacacatgtttttgggatgttggaggaaacctggaggtacctggagaaaacccacacaggcacgaggagaacatgcaaacttcacacaggtgaggccgggatttgaacctcggtcctcagaactgtgaggcagatgtggtaactaGTCTTCCCCCAtgccgcctctctctctctctctctctctctctctctctctctctctctctgtatatatatacatatatattattatactgttatatcattttgattaacttttaatgtttttaattagtATTTAGAAGTATGTAGtaatttgtttatgttttgattaacttttaatgtttttgatCACTTAGTGCTAGGTATTTAGGATGTAATAATGATgagtaattttccttttttttaatgtgattaatAGTAGACTGTGTGATATAATCAAAAGGAGGGAGCTGAGTTGGAGAGTTGTATGTTTCacatataccaaatattacttctattagtttatacaaccttcacatgctttattgttccatgttgtgactactggCTGTTTTTCGATAATGATAAGTGGAGTGTAGCTGGACAAAGAtacttgttttgctttccttttcttctctgtctccctcacttctgtataacggAGGTGATTGTCTGCTTggacttcagtaaggggtgacaactcgtaagacttgtaccttttcctctctttgcaaagacttttcttttttccttgtcataaaaactcacaaagacaagattccttccttacttattctgtcagaaaaaagaTGTGCCATAACAATATATAAAAACCTAAATAGTATGTATGCTTTGTGCGTCTCACCATGTGGGATGACAGCGGAGGTTCGATGCTGCTCCCACACGTGTTCTGATCTTCATCACCAACACTCAGCTCCTCGATCAcctatgacacacacacacacgcacgcacgtacacgtgcacccacgcacgcacgcacatacacacgtatgcacacgcacacacacccgcacacacagacacacactactTTTCTGTTAGACATGGCTACAACCTGACTAAATGAAGTCAGGTTGTAGCCTGACTTCAAACTTCAACAAcattccttggcaccaagatgccacaaggtggcgctaaAGCAATACTTTATTTTAGACAGGGTTTTGGCCTgaccacaaaaacagcaaaatgtgagtttttcagcgaataataATTGAtagcaaaaatacatttttacttgtTCCTTGTGcaaataagtacatttcagagtctgtacttttttacttttacttaactAAAGCAGTTGATTCAGTACTTTTCTTACAAGTGTATCCCCACAAATTCTCATTTTAGCATTCGCAATATTCAGACATTTGCAAACTTTGTGGGGTGGGATCCTAGCCTTTGTTATTTGCTGCAAACTCAccgatttgctgtttttgttctgaGTCCACAGCAATAAAAGTACTGCTTTACCGCCATCTAGCAGCATCTTGGGCCGAggaactactgtatgttgaagtgagttgaggagcttcactgAGACAAACGTTGTGCTTATAATAGGCACTTATAATAGGCACTTATAACAGGCACTTATAATATATAGTGGATGTTAACTATAGAGTGGCACCTTGATTTAGGATTTCTccaacttatgagtttttgGAGTTACAagccccccaattttttttttgctttgagttaaagtaaaaactTTTAACTTGCGAGTGGCCACAACAAACATCCAGCCACAATCAGTTCACAAGGTTATTTCAGAGTGAAAATACTGGTGCGGTTATCTGTTGTGTTCTGCGCTcaggttttccttttttgtgcaGGTACTTTGCCTAACTACATTTTCTAACCTTGGATCATCCTAAGAAAGATTTTGCTGAGAAGAAGAAGCGGATGACGTCTATTAAATTCAAGCTTGACATCCTGGGAATACATGAGCGAGGTGTGCTTGTAGTCGACTTGGCAAAGCAGAACGAGAGTACTTGTATGATAGGTACCGTATTGAAGCAGAAGGAGTCGATAAAGACTACAAAGCCAGCTACTAGCTCAATGctaaaacacaatgcaaaaggccatagatgggctaacaaatctACCATCATTGTTATGGTGTTATAAACCTTTAtataacagatatttgaacacaaacggcgcAGTTACACATGGTCACGAACTGTATATGAAGCTTTATATGACGACCACAGACCACATTTCATGACCAAGTTatacagaaatgtaagaaattccaaaggtttcacatactttttcctcccattgTAGGAAggcaatacaacaatactcacaggcatacagtggtgccttgagataagagtttaatttgttctgcgaccacgctcgtaactcaacaCACTTGTATGTCagatcatctttccctattaaaaagaatgaaaatgtactacagcctccccccaaaaacaaaaaggcactctataatattgtaccttataaaacatacaataatagcCAATttaatggaatgtaaagaattaaacagtttctGCATCATCATTAGGTCATTGCTGCTatttctggtgtgtgcgcgACTTGGCcaactgggggcagtataatgcagtcattcagACACAAACGGACAAACAAACTCACGCGGCGCCACTCGTCGGCCTGCTGGAAGCTGCTGTATCCCAGCACCAGGGTGTTGGCCCCAAGCAGCAGGAGCCTGAGTTGGTGCGGAATCTTCCGGTTGCTCTTCAACTTGTAGACCAGCTGGCAGCCTCGTAGGCTAAGCTGGAGATGAGGAAGGAGGTCCCGCGCACACTTGTAGCACTGAAACATACAATACATGctgtaaaacaaacataattacACAAGCACCTACATGACTACAAttaatgaaatgaattaaaaataaatgtaattgtataattaaaaataaataactgtgaGTCAGAGTGAGTTTGTAAAAGTAAAGATTCATTTTAAAcatgtgaaaataataaaaataattttaatctcCCCCTCAGAGCTGTAGTAAGAGTTCGATTTCTGCaacttttaaatatatttaaatttctaGTCCCATTAAAATTTTACATAAGtgtgaaagttatttttttacagagcTCTCAGTGCCATGAGGTATATTAGGCCACAATTGCAGTAATCTGTAGTTTTCACATGTGCGGGTGACCCCAGCACCTGATATTCCTAcatggtctcccatccaagtgcTAACCAGGACTTAACCTGCTTAGTTTCCAAGATCAGAGGCAATTGGACATTCTCAGGTGAAAGTTAGGGTTACtttagtcattcattcatttcccggaACGCTTTTCACTAGAGTCGCTgccgtgccggagcctatcccagcaaactctgggcgagaggcggggtacaccctaaatgGTCAGTAAGTATTTATGAACAATATCATTTTCCCCTCTGtgataacaaaataattgataattagcaaaattataatgaatttatagaaataaataacagaATGGGCTAAAAATcttaataaaacaattataaaattCCTCTgttattaaaatatgtataattcctaaaaaataataaaaataaaataataataataataataataatgtgttagggtgaatttaatttgtatgaatttcaatttcaaacaatcaattccatgaaaaaaaaacattaaaagggCAAATTTTATCTATAAAAAATATtatcaaattttatttaaaaaagtaaaatatgaattattattttttccatcccATTGTAAAACCATGAATAACCTCGTCTCAGTTAGGGTTATTTACTTTTTGCTAAAATACATTAGCTtacataatataaataaaatagaaaataaatcaaaatgaaaattaaagtgGGAATACAagaaataatattatttttaaatctatccatccatccattctcttccaCTTATACAGggtcagaaaataaaaaatgaaatgaaaataaaacacacgcACTAGCAGGAAGTGGTTCCTAACGATGAAGAGCTGTTTGGTCCACTGTCCCAACCACTTCCTCCTCCACAGATACCCGCACAAGCGAGACTCGGGAGGGGGCCTGAGACAAGGCTGGGAGGAACTCCACTGGATGTAGTGAGCCCTGTCCTTCACATGCtcttcattatcatcatcatcatcctcagcATCCTCACCGTACGACTCGTAGTAGCTGTTCTCTGACTCAGCTCGCTCTGCAGGGTTGCCATGATGTCATTagaagtgtgtgtatgtgtgtgtgtcagtttgtgcgtgtgtgtgtgatagagcACGTACCCAGGTGACAGGTGCTGTTATCTTTGTAGGGCTGTGCTTCTTCATAGGtatcttcatcctcatcatcatcaccagcaGGAGCTTGAGAGCCCCCTGGTGGGCAGCGCGGCACCGTGGGGACCTTAAAGGCAGATAAAACAAGTGGTCAGGTGGTCACATGACGACCAAGATGATTGGATAATAAATCAACAAGTTACACATCAACTGTCCTACTGAAGTGTGCACGTTcactatgtatgtgtgtgcgtgtatgtatgcCTATGTATCGACATGTGAGCgtatatttttagactccagcttcgacttccgcatagggtacCTGTTGCGCCAATTAggcgacacaaggcagtcacatgaccgcgtaTGTAGCctttgcgagccaatcaaaatgactcatttgagggtgtgagtgtgtttactttccagactctgaaaaacaacagctttgtcatgcagctcttaaattgtgaccgGCCAAactatttcagcccacttctaccttgagaaaacaccttgcggtaagttccagatgtttctattgttgttttggcagtgatatggcaaaattagctcTATCATATGGtatcgcacacgcacacacaatcactcatTCTGGtaagcaaacagcttcttcatgaagttatTTAGGTGaacaaagcaaatcatgtttctgtagggcccaatgcgtgtgttgttggtttttggatagtttaaaattgaaatggtggcagatgtgaGTCGActcccaaatatatatatttttttaatttgatgcttatgctctgattttaaaaaaaatcagaggttactcacaagttactctttacctGAGTAGTGTTTTTCATTGCGTGCTTTcctactcttactcaagtaactttttggatgactactttttacttttactcgtgtcatattattctaaagtaacagtactcctaCTTGAGTACAACATTTGGCTACCCTACCCACCTTTGTGCATTTGTGTACGTGTtattgtgtgtacatgtgtgcctgtatgtgcgtgtgtcCATCACGTAGACCAGACGCTAATCAGCCGCCATCAGTGACCACTTCCTGCCTCGGCAGAGCTTTCTGGCCAATAGgaaaacagatagacgagagaTGGCCTCACATGTAAACatcctgtcacacacacacacacacacacacacattgacaagtacattcgcgcgcacacacacacacacacacacacacacacacacacacaccgtctcCTCCCAAACCTCAGGAGGACTCTGTCATTAGTGGCCCACATCCCAAAGCAGCCTGCTGTTCTTCTCTGGGACAGAAAAGAAGGTTCTGGTTCTGGTCCAGTTTTTGTCTTTGATGTCAGTATTCGGACAAGAACTTAGTGGGTCCACCAAAACCTCAAACATGAACGCTGTGCTAGATTCCTCACCAAAGCAGTCTGCTGTGCTTCTCTGGGACAGAAAAGAAGGTTCTGGTTCTGATCCAGTTTTTGTCTTTGAGTCAGTCTTCTGACAAGAACTTAGTGGGTCCACCAAAACCTCAAACATGAACGCTGCGCTCGATTCCTCGCTGCACAATCATCTTTTGTTTACTTTTCTCGACTTTGGTTGACTGTCGGCTCTCACGATGGGGCAACTAGCGGTTAGCAGTTAACAGGTGAACACAGTTGTGCATTTAGAATGTACTGTAGTTAGCAGTTAGCAACTGGACACAAATGTGACTTCAAGAAGATGGTGGTGTCTCATGACACTGTAGCTAGCGATTTAACAGCAGTTAACAGCTAACAAGGGAAAACAGTTGAGGTCCCGTCTTTGTTCACCTTTCTTGACTTTGATTGACTGCCTCTGCTTTCATGATGTTGAAGGTAGCGGCTAACGTTTGGGAAAATAGTGGCGCATTTTGCTGCTAATTAGCAACTGGACACAAATGCAACTTCATGAGGAAGATAATGTCTCATGATGTGCTATCATAATGTTACAGCTGGTGGTTAGCAGCTAGCAGGTGACCAGTGTAGCATTTTGCAGCTAGTTAGCAACTCGACACAAACTTGACCTTTGTGAGAGTGATGATGTCTCCTGATGCTGTTAGGAAGCTGCAGCTAGCGGTTAGCAGCTAACAGGTGGCAACAGCAGGGCATTTAACTGCCAGCAACTAAAAGGAGACCATTGTGTACTATTTAGCAGCCAAATAGTTAGCAGTTAGCATCACGCAGCAACAGGTAACCAAAGAGGAGCAGTTAGCAGCTAGCAACTAACAGGTAACGAGAGGGAAGCATTTAGCAGTTAAACAGTTTGCAACTGAACATAAACATCACTTTCATGAGGATGGAAACAGGCTAAAAACTGCTTGAAATGTTCCTCTGCTGCCCCCCAGCGTTAGGGTGGACTCACCCTATCTCTTGTCCAGATGTTGGAGTCTCCCGCTGCCGGGTTGCTAGGCGACGATGATGAAGGACAGTTCATGATGACATACTCTGCGTCCTCCACTAAAAACATACAACACGAGTCAGAATGTTATGGTGAATGAGGTCTTCAGTGCTAGGAGCTAGCTTGGAGCTAACCTGGAGGTTCTTGTGTCTGCAGAGAGGATACCAGCTCTGAGATGGACTTCTTCTGGGCCTGAGCAATGTAGCTCAGGTTCTCAGAGTCCAGAACCGACAGGAAGGACTGAAGATCCCACATCAGTTTGGACAACACTGCAGAAGACcaactcatcatcatcatcatcagaatcaCAGAGcatgtcaacaaaaaaaatctatttatccTTCAGTCTATAGTCTATTTCACGCTACCTAtagaacatttcaaaatgtttttaaacaacacGTGCCTGGATACTTCCGTGTGGCAGAAAAGTGATTGACTACagctgacctgaactgaaacaatgacaaaaacttgtgTTTGGGGTTGTGCTACCACatatcagaatcaaaatcatctttattttgctaagtatgtccaaaaaacacgcaaggaatttgtctccggtagttggagctgctctagtacgacaacagacagtcaattgacagagaatacttttgagacaacgacattgagaaaaacagtcactgagcaataaagggttgctagtaatctggtaatgccggtacaagttttttttttatttctttttttggacaattgtgcaaaaagatgcaattagagcagtttgtgCAAGAGAGAGatgcaattagagcagtttgaatgactaatatagcaatagtcctgtgcaatgaccattgtgcaaagggcgccgagacttcaaggaatgtacgcAGTTTAAAGTATTACCCAAagggtttagttttattttttttaatttcctctaAAAAATCCAAATGAATCCAGCGGAATCTGTGGGTGAGGAGGGTAAATCGAGTGGATGTCCTAAACGTTTGTCCAGAGAAGATCGCAAGACTGACTAGAGGTGCAGTAGCCACTTCTAAAGGCACAGGCTCGCATCAACAGGTTTAAGGATGACATTTTTTGACAGGTACGACTAGTGTTTGGTTGGGTCGTCTTTGAGTAATTTATCAAAACATAATGACTAGCCTGCTAGCTAATGCTGGCAACTCTATTAAATTCTAAAGAGCGTGTCTGTACCATTAATTCAAGCAACAGAAGAGTCAATTAGTTAGtcagtccctcaatgatcatgttaaaggtccccttctatcaatttgtatttgtttatttttcataatctttgatgtccttttatcgagtttataagataatttgggttgggttttttcaagctattctagttggtcttttatgCCTGGCAGTTGAAATTGTCTGACTTCTCATTAATATGTGACATGTAAATAAGATTTGCTCTGACTGGGTCGCTCAGCTTCcgtaatttaaatatggaaaacacaTTGGCTCTGGTATCAGAGCGTCTACTAGTGTCTAGAAGCTTCGGGAGGCCAAGCATTCATAACAATAACCCATCCTTCGATATTTTACTATGATTGTGAAGCGCAATACACCAAGCGTTGGAGTAttggcccactaatagggaacatGATCTGGGAGAGGATGTGTGTGAAATTTAAAGGTGGGGGGGATATTTTGACGTTATGCTCGTCATCCACTCCCATTAATTTGAACTGAACCTGCCGcgacaatgaatgcaagcttcgctatttcatcTACCAcacttacattaaaaaatataaatgtagttaagtattgttgtaaaacacagtaTATGTATACCTATAGATTGTATTTGTATAGCTTGGCAGCGGCTGAGACTCGCTCGCTTGAAACCCGGAAATGCCGTGTTGCCGTTCAGCTGAGCTCAGTGGTTGGGTACCAACCACAAGTGGACAGGTACATGAATATTAATTGATGAAACTATGTCACAATGGCGGCAATTTCAAATTCACatgttttgcaagccttatgccgtttattgcctttgcattcaattgacaaaccgcaaagatgtcaaacttaaaccttGTCACAAGCtaattttgacctatgttaggcaaaaaaaacagcagaaaaaaattattttgatggaaggggaccttgaAGTATGTTTGAATTTCCGCAAtgtctatttttgaatcaacgCACttcttgaaatgtaaattacgtCTGGGGTTCTGTCTCCCTTTCAAGCAATTTACCTCACATAACATCTTCTTTTCAACTGACACGTCACTCATTTAAACTACCGCGTAAGATAtgaaggctaaaatcatcattcaagccattaaTCCTGTTTTGTCAGGATTAATGGCTTGAAAATGACATGGATGGAGGGGTTTATTCACTGGTGGTGCCATCGGAGATTGCTCAGGCTTTTCTTACCCAGAAGTAC contains:
- the si:dkey-220o5.5 gene encoding actin filament-associated protein 1-like 2 isoform X4, which translates into the protein MEKEKVLSKLMWDLQSFLSVLDSENLSYIAQAQKKSISELVSSLQTQEPPVEDAEYVIMNCPSSSSPSNPAAGDSNIWTRDRVPTVPRCPPGGSQAPAGDDDEDEDTYEEAQPYKDNSTCHLERAESENSYYESYGEDAEDDDDDNEEHVKDRAHYIQWSSSQPCLRPPPESRLCGYLWRRKWLGQWTKQLFIVRNHFLLCYKCARDLLPHLQLSLRGCQLVYKLKSNRKIPHQLRLLLLGANTLVLGYSSFQQADEWRRVIEELSVGDEDQNTCGSSIEPPLSSHMSCALLTPINQQEPSHQQYKNKGVVSVLMNCQWQSLLCQVEAGVLNMFAKDGDEEETQRTRAHSPQYTMQLRDCEVKAAADGKYPHRIALSVLGEQLAVLEVSSADEKRQWTRLLKDAAAGYHDDKTQQHAHLRVTVCWSLSQLALGESRHTLNTYMDQPFHATPQPQPVYSNSPMLEHMLHNSQNADVIYTNNAFSSHQSGLKWRHVAFRSWI